One Nitrospira sp. DNA window includes the following coding sequences:
- a CDS encoding Alkaline phosphatase like protein, with the protein MESAFTWISSYGYAAIFGLLMLGIVGLPVPDEALLTFVGYLNFRGELILAPSIASAFLGSACGISLSYTLGRLVGPALLTKFSGRLHINQEHIAKAQQWVQRWGKYTLLIAYFVPGVRHLAALMTGMSKLPLGTFMRFAYAGALLWSGTFIMIGYWLGEEWSRLSPALHRSLLLFGLAIGLLLIAGLVLLRKRSRTGEPSL; encoded by the coding sequence ATGGAATCGGCGTTTACCTGGATTTCGTCCTACGGGTACGCAGCCATCTTCGGATTGCTGATGTTGGGAATCGTGGGACTGCCTGTGCCGGATGAAGCGTTGCTGACGTTCGTCGGGTATCTGAATTTTCGCGGTGAACTCATACTGGCGCCCTCGATCGCATCCGCGTTCCTCGGGAGTGCCTGCGGAATCAGTCTCAGCTATACGTTGGGGCGCCTCGTGGGACCAGCCCTGCTCACGAAATTCAGCGGAAGGCTCCATATAAATCAGGAACACATCGCGAAGGCGCAGCAATGGGTGCAACGATGGGGAAAATACACGCTGCTGATTGCGTACTTTGTGCCGGGAGTGAGACACCTCGCCGCGCTCATGACCGGGATGTCGAAACTCCCGCTGGGAACCTTCATGCGATTCGCCTACGCCGGCGCGCTGCTCTGGTCCGGCACCTTCATCATGATCGGGTACTGGCTCGGCGAGGAATGGAGTCGCCTCTCACCGGCGCTGCACCGCTCGCTCCTGCTCTTCGGGCTCGCGATTGGACTATTGCTCATCGCGGGGCTGGTCCTGTTGAGGAAACGGAGCCGGACAGGTGAACCGAGTCTGTGA
- a CDS encoding Formate hydrogenlyase transcriptional activator produces MDRYSASPSANLAEQYQALLEVTESIVVLHDFTDLFHDLAQKLPRIVQCASIALALHDPTKNVMRLHVLEACQLVPVVPVPEYSAEDVPGGWVWQHQRPFVCANVEHETRFPKVMPMVRAAGVRSFYMVPLTTSRRRLGAIGVGSLEEHLYEENEVDFLQQVAKQVAVAVENTLNFESARAAEQELRLLLEINNAVVSQLELPDLLKSVSVCLRRVIPHDLAGIARYDPAIRQLVAHALGFPQHQDFVEVGVPIPIEGTPEGLAFSTRRTVLIKKLDLAEFPAEMVKRAEAEGLKSGCAVPLISHGQVLGTLSVVSLHEGAFTEDDAELLGRIAVQIAIAVENGLAYHELASLKDKLNKEKLYLEGEIRTEHNFEEIIGESPALKQVLKQIEIVAPTDSTVLILGKTGTGKELIARAIHNRSNRRERTFVKMNCAAIPTGLLESELFGHERGAFTGAIAAKVGRFELADGGTLFLDEVGDIPLELQSKLLRVLQEQEFERLGSTRTVRINVRLVAATNRDLVQMVADKEFRSDLYYRLNVFPLAVPPLRERREDIPTLVRYFAQQFARRMNKQIDRIPSEMIMGLSRYDWPGNVRELENLIERAVILSQDSVLNVPLAELKSPLGDKSSPTPTLDAAEREHILQVLKATRWVLGGPSGAAARLGMKRTTLQSKMQRLGITRPV; encoded by the coding sequence ATGGATAGGTATTCCGCATCTCCTTCAGCGAACCTTGCGGAGCAGTACCAGGCGTTGCTGGAGGTCACGGAATCCATCGTGGTGCTTCATGACTTCACCGACCTCTTTCACGATCTCGCGCAGAAGCTTCCCCGAATCGTGCAATGTGCCTCCATCGCCCTGGCCTTGCATGACCCGACCAAGAATGTGATGCGCCTGCATGTGTTGGAGGCCTGCCAACTGGTTCCCGTGGTTCCGGTGCCTGAATATTCGGCCGAGGACGTTCCGGGCGGGTGGGTCTGGCAACATCAGCGGCCCTTCGTCTGTGCAAACGTCGAGCACGAGACTCGATTTCCCAAAGTGATGCCGATGGTTCGCGCGGCAGGCGTCCGGTCATTCTACATGGTTCCGCTCACGACTTCGCGCCGGCGGCTTGGCGCCATCGGGGTTGGAAGCCTGGAGGAGCATCTCTATGAAGAAAACGAGGTGGACTTCCTACAGCAAGTTGCGAAACAGGTTGCCGTTGCGGTTGAGAACACGCTCAATTTCGAAAGCGCGCGGGCGGCCGAACAGGAACTACGCTTATTGCTGGAGATCAACAACGCGGTTGTGTCGCAGCTTGAATTGCCGGACCTTCTGAAATCGGTTTCCGTCTGTCTCAGGCGTGTCATCCCGCACGACCTCGCAGGGATTGCACGCTATGATCCCGCGATTCGCCAACTGGTGGCTCATGCTCTGGGCTTCCCCCAGCATCAGGATTTCGTCGAGGTGGGCGTTCCGATCCCGATAGAAGGGACCCCGGAAGGGTTGGCGTTCAGTACTCGACGAACGGTGTTGATCAAAAAGCTCGACCTTGCGGAATTTCCGGCTGAGATGGTGAAGCGAGCTGAGGCTGAGGGCTTGAAGTCCGGCTGCGCTGTTCCCCTTATTTCGCATGGCCAAGTACTCGGCACCTTGAGCGTCGTCAGTCTGCATGAGGGAGCGTTTACCGAGGACGATGCTGAATTGCTCGGCCGGATCGCTGTACAGATCGCGATCGCCGTCGAGAATGGACTGGCCTATCACGAGCTCGCGAGTCTGAAAGACAAACTGAACAAAGAGAAACTCTACCTCGAAGGCGAAATCCGGACCGAGCACAACTTCGAGGAAATCATCGGCGAGAGCCCCGCACTCAAGCAGGTGCTCAAGCAGATCGAGATCGTCGCGCCCACCGACTCCACGGTGCTGATTCTGGGGAAGACCGGCACGGGTAAGGAACTCATCGCCCGCGCCATCCACAACCGGAGCAACCGGCGTGAACGGACCTTCGTGAAGATGAACTGCGCCGCGATCCCCACCGGACTTCTCGAAAGCGAATTGTTCGGTCATGAGAGAGGAGCGTTCACCGGGGCGATCGCCGCCAAAGTGGGGCGATTCGAGTTGGCCGACGGAGGGACACTCTTCCTCGACGAAGTGGGAGACATTCCCTTGGAATTGCAGTCGAAGTTGCTGCGAGTTCTCCAAGAGCAAGAGTTCGAACGTTTGGGCAGTACGAGAACGGTCCGGATCAACGTGCGATTGGTCGCCGCGACGAATCGAGATCTCGTTCAGATGGTCGCCGACAAGGAGTTCCGCAGCGACCTCTATTACCGGCTGAATGTCTTCCCTCTGGCCGTACCTCCGCTTCGTGAACGTCGTGAGGACATTCCGACGCTCGTTCGCTATTTCGCACAACAGTTCGCCCGTCGCATGAACAAACAGATCGACAGGATTCCATCGGAGATGATCATGGGATTGTCTCGATATGATTGGCCGGGCAACGTCCGTGAACTGGAAAACCTGATCGAGCGAGCCGTCATCCTCTCTCAGGACTCCGTGCTCAATGTCCCGCTTGCCGAACTGAAGTCTCCTCTCGGAGACAAGTCATCACCCACCCCGACGTTGGACGCAGCGGAACGAGAACACATCCTGCAAGTCCTCAAGGCGACCAGATGGGTCCTCGGCGGGCCGTCCGGTGCTGCGGCCCGGCTCGGGATGAAGCGAACCACTCTTCAATCCAAGATGCAGAGGCTCGGTATCACCCGACCGGTCTAG
- a CDS encoding Putative protease, with protein sequence MLALDLVKLTPLMQRTTGIPEFRIGLIDGPVMTRHPDLSSQRFLEISGHGGGSCIRAASTACLHGTFVAGVLSAKRDSPAPAICPDCTVLIRPIFTETTADREQLPGATPAELATAILECLDAGARVINLSLALVQPSSTGERTLTEALDQAIRRGVFIVAAAGNQGTIGGSAITRHPWVIPVVACDLRGRPMQESNLGNSIGTRGLSAPGDAITSLSTEGAPLTLRGTSIAVPFVTGTIALLWSAFPKATPAQVKVAITQAAAPRRTSLVPPLLNAWAAYQFLATA encoded by the coding sequence ATGCTCGCGTTGGACTTGGTCAAGCTCACTCCGTTGATGCAACGCACCACCGGGATTCCCGAGTTCAGGATCGGGCTCATCGACGGGCCGGTCATGACGCGACATCCGGATCTCTCGAGTCAACGATTTCTTGAGATTTCAGGTCACGGGGGCGGTTCATGTATTCGGGCGGCGAGCACCGCATGCCTGCATGGAACCTTTGTCGCCGGTGTCTTATCTGCAAAGCGGGATTCTCCCGCACCGGCTATTTGCCCCGATTGTACAGTTCTGATCCGCCCTATTTTTACCGAGACGACGGCCGACCGGGAACAGCTGCCCGGCGCAACGCCCGCGGAACTAGCCACTGCGATCTTAGAGTGCCTTGATGCAGGCGCACGAGTGATCAACCTGAGTCTTGCCCTTGTGCAACCTTCCAGCACAGGAGAGCGGACTTTGACGGAAGCACTGGATCAGGCAATCAGGCGTGGCGTGTTCATCGTGGCGGCGGCGGGCAATCAAGGCACCATTGGAGGTTCCGCCATCACCCGGCATCCGTGGGTCATCCCAGTCGTGGCTTGTGACCTCCGTGGTCGGCCGATGCAGGAATCGAATCTGGGCAACTCGATCGGCACGCGAGGGTTGAGCGCACCCGGTGACGCCATCACCAGTTTGAGCACGGAAGGAGCTCCACTCACGCTCAGAGGAACGAGCATCGCCGTGCCTTTTGTGACGGGGACCATCGCCCTATTGTGGTCGGCTTTTCCAAAGGCGACCCCGGCGCAAGTGAAGGTTGCGATCACACAAGCGGCAGCGCCCAGACGAACATCGCTGGTGCCGCCGCTATTGAACGCCTGGGCGGCTTATCAGTTCCTGGCAACAGCATAG
- a CDS encoding Integrase, catalytic region: MRLITTKELSTLRIATRHHHTINSRLAILRSAEEHGFKGAARRFGLDRKTVRTWHRRWVASGPAGLVPRHPLKRRRRLSEETVRRITQARRDLAVWGDADAHLA; this comes from the coding sequence ATGCGATTGATCACGACGAAGGAACTGAGCACCTTGCGCATTGCCACACGGCATCACCACACCATCAACAGCCGGCTGGCGATCTTACGCTCTGCTGAGGAGCATGGCTTCAAAGGCGCCGCCCGGCGATTCGGACTGGACCGCAAGACCGTCCGGACCTGGCACCGCCGTTGGGTGGCCAGTGGGCCCGCCGGATTGGTGCCGCGCCATCCGCTGAAGCGCCGCCGGCGGCTTTCCGAAGAGACCGTACGACGCATCACGCAAGCCCGCCGCGATCTTGCAGTTTGGGGCGATGCGGACGCGCATCTGGCTTGA
- a CDS encoding Integrase, catalytic region yields the protein MRTRIWLDRVHRIRVATATIRRICRDLGYPPVRRTEPRRSRHPILFRKEHPGECVQVDVKEVKVAGQKCFQYTALDDCTRYRVLRLYPRKYHGTSLDFLATVRQTLPFPIRKGQVDNGTEFPLAFALAVQEAGIRLRYIKPRRPEQNGKVERSHRIDEEEFWSRSTFDEFTSAAQALRAWEHRYNHDRFSMALHGLTPAEKLATLLSPPAPPSPPAPCTHTGATA from the coding sequence ATGCGGACGCGCATCTGGCTTGATCGGGTGCATCGCATTCGGGTAGCGACCGCGACGATCCGCCGGATTTGCCGGGACCTCGGCTATCCCCCGGTTCGGCGGACCGAGCCGCGGCGCTCCCGCCACCCGATCCTCTTCAGGAAAGAGCACCCCGGCGAGTGTGTGCAGGTCGATGTCAAGGAAGTGAAGGTCGCCGGCCAGAAATGTTTTCAATACACGGCCCTCGATGACTGCACGCGGTATCGCGTCTTGCGCCTGTATCCGCGCAAGTATCACGGCACCAGTCTCGACTTCTTGGCCACCGTACGACAAACCCTGCCGTTCCCCATTCGGAAAGGTCAGGTCGACAACGGGACCGAATTCCCGCTGGCCTTTGCTCTGGCCGTGCAAGAAGCCGGCATCCGCCTGCGGTATATCAAGCCGCGCCGGCCCGAACAGAATGGGAAGGTGGAGCGCAGTCATCGCATCGACGAGGAAGAATTTTGGAGTCGCTCGACGTTTGACGAGTTCACATCCGCGGCTCAGGCGCTGCGCGCCTGGGAGCATCGGTACAACCACGACCGATTTTCCATGGCCCTCCACGGCCTCACACCTGCCGAGAAATTGGCGACATTGCTCTCGCCACCGGCACCACCATCACCACCCGCACCATGCACGCACACGGGGGCCACTGCTTGA
- a CDS encoding RNA polymerase ECF-type sigma factor, which translates to MAGVDLCRRLGKVADAPVSYKRVFSFTQQEPERRFLERRLSELGV; encoded by the coding sequence TTGGCGGGGGTGGATCTCTGCCGGAGATTGGGGAAAGTGGCGGACGCCCCTGTCTCTTACAAACGTGTATTCTCCTTCACGCAGCAGGAGCCGGAGCGGCGGTTTCTTGAGCGGCGACTGAGCGAGTTGGGTGTTTGA
- a CDS encoding Toxin HigB — protein sequence MSLVIRRFKHKGLGRFFETGNKSGIQVQHAERLRLILAQLNAATVPQDMALPGLDLHPLKGDRKGEWAVSVSGNWRITFRFVGKDADAVDYEDYH from the coding sequence GTGAGTCTCGTGATCCGCAGGTTCAAGCACAAAGGTTTAGGCCGATTTTTCGAGACCGGCAATAAATCAGGTATCCAGGTACAGCACGCGGAGCGGCTTCGCCTCATCCTAGCCCAATTGAACGCGGCCACCGTGCCACAAGATATGGCACTCCCCGGATTGGATCTCCATCCACTAAAGGGTGATCGCAAGGGCGAATGGGCTGTTTCTGTCAGCGGAAACTGGCGGATCACGTTTCGATTTGTCGGCAAAGACGCGGATGCCGTTGATTACGAGGATTATCATTAG
- a CDS encoding Antitoxin HigA: protein MRMHNPPHPGEIIKNLCLTPLGVSVTQAAQALGISRKTLSAILNGRAGISPEMAIRLSMAFGTSAESWLNQQTQYDLWHAEQRRKRLRVVKLAV from the coding sequence ATGCGTATGCACAACCCCCCTCACCCCGGTGAAATTATCAAAAACCTGTGCCTGACCCCTCTCGGTGTCAGTGTCACCCAAGCAGCTCAAGCATTGGGAATCAGCCGTAAAACCCTATCCGCCATTCTCAACGGCCGCGCTGGGATTAGCCCTGAGATGGCCATCCGCTTGTCCATGGCATTTGGCACTTCTGCTGAGAGCTGGCTCAATCAGCAAACCCAGTATGACCTGTGGCACGCTGAGCAGCGCCGCAAACGACTTCGTGTCGTCAAACTTGCGGTGTAA
- a CDS encoding RNA polymerase ECF-type sigma factor codes for MSEDEAQRISELVEQVYRTESRQVLATLIRLLGDFETAEEALHEAFAVAVEQWIRDGVPANPRAWLVSTGRFKAIDGMRRRARFDASLTELAQQLETTTSEPEEQSDEAVEDDRLRLIFTCCHPALSPEAQVAMTLREVCGLTTDEIARAFLTKPPTVAQRIVRAKAKIRDARIPYDVPSETDLPDRLDAVLQVVYLVFNEGYSASAGTSLIRHDLSGEAIRLARLLIQLLPEPEATGLLALMLLQDSRRAARTSPTGDLILLEDQDRTLWNRDQITEGVSLVERALSSRRIGPYTIQAAIAAVHAQAPHAAATDWAQIVGLYDVLMQADPSPVVELNRAVAVAMRDGPSAGLALVDAILARGDLGNYHLAHAARADLCRRLGRTAEARASYERALALSQQEPERRFLERRLRELRE; via the coding sequence GTGAGCGAGGACGAGGCCCAACGGATATCCGAGCTGGTAGAACAGGTCTACCGCACCGAATCGCGCCAGGTGCTCGCCACGTTGATTCGTTTGCTGGGAGACTTCGAAACCGCCGAAGAGGCGCTGCACGAGGCCTTCGCCGTGGCGGTGGAACAATGGATAAGGGACGGCGTGCCGGCCAATCCGCGGGCCTGGCTCGTGTCGACGGGACGCTTCAAGGCCATCGACGGCATGCGGCGGCGCGCCCGGTTCGACGCCTCGTTGACGGAACTGGCCCAGCAACTGGAAACCACCACCAGCGAGCCGGAAGAACAGAGTGACGAGGCCGTCGAGGACGACCGGCTTCGGCTGATCTTCACCTGCTGCCATCCGGCCCTTTCGCCTGAGGCGCAAGTCGCCATGACCCTGCGTGAAGTCTGCGGCCTCACGACCGATGAAATCGCGCGCGCATTCCTCACGAAGCCGCCCACGGTCGCCCAACGGATCGTGCGCGCCAAGGCCAAGATCCGCGACGCGCGCATTCCGTATGACGTGCCGTCGGAGACCGACCTGCCGGATCGGTTGGATGCGGTACTCCAAGTCGTCTACCTGGTTTTCAATGAGGGATACAGCGCGTCAGCCGGCACGTCGCTCATCCGGCACGATCTCTCCGGCGAGGCGATTCGCTTGGCACGGCTGTTGATCCAATTGCTCCCGGAGCCGGAAGCGACGGGACTCCTCGCGCTCATGTTGCTGCAGGACTCGCGGCGCGCGGCGCGTACGTCTCCGACGGGAGACTTGATCCTCTTGGAGGACCAGGATCGCACTCTGTGGAACCGCGATCAGATCACGGAAGGGGTGTCGCTGGTGGAGCGGGCCCTGTCATCCCGCCGCATCGGTCCCTACACGATCCAAGCGGCAATCGCCGCAGTGCATGCCCAGGCGCCTCATGCCGCCGCCACGGACTGGGCCCAGATCGTCGGGCTCTACGATGTGCTGATGCAGGCCGATCCGTCGCCGGTGGTGGAGCTGAACCGTGCCGTGGCGGTGGCGATGCGGGACGGGCCGTCGGCTGGACTTGCGCTCGTCGACGCTATCCTCGCACGCGGCGATTTAGGGAATTATCACCTCGCACATGCAGCGCGTGCCGACCTCTGCCGGCGGCTGGGGCGGACAGCGGAAGCCCGCGCGTCGTATGAGCGAGCCCTCGCCCTCTCGCAGCAGGAACCGGAACGGAGATTTCTGGAGCGAAGGCTGAGAGAGCTGAGGGAATGA
- a CDS encoding RND efflux family transporter: MRAFTDIFIKHPVLAIVVNLMILLMGWRALTVLPVQQYPKIESSSVVITTLYYGASAETVRGFLTTPIERVVSAIAGVDYLESTSRAGISTVTVRLKLNHNSTAALAEISARLQQARAELPAAAEPPVIEVQRADRPYASFYLSFSSTERDVPGVTDWLSRTLQPQLSTLAGVQRVTIEGGRQIAMRIWIDPDRLAALNLSPGDVQGALRRNNFLAAVGRTKGNLVQLNLLANTDLRSVNEFQELIVSDRGGAIVRLRDVARVELGAEEADMVAKFSDREAVYLGVWPLVGSNEIEVAHRLRNEMERLRPTLPKDIDMQLAYDATVFMEDALKEITKTLSETIMIVGLVVFLFMGSVRTALVPLLAMPVSLVGAAIVMLAFGFSLNLLTMLAIVLSVGLVVDDAIVVVENVERHVRQGKSRLDAALVGARELLGPIIAMTITLAVVYTPIAFQGGLTGSLFLEFAITLAAAVVVSGVVAVTLSPMMSSHFVHPQGKQGRLATFVNRVFEAVRRAYARALDGALEMRWAIVVAALLIMVAAWPLYQFSRQELAPVEDQSHISFFLEAAPDSTLAATNRESLTVVKSVTSFPEAKFMWSLTAAWGGFGGMVTKDWRERARSTEEMYGQVYGAVSQVPGLRVFPRLDPPLPTPGQYDVELVLQSDAPPEQLLETVGAVLGAGWQSGKFLYVDTDLKIDLPQARVVLDRERLADLGLDLAGVGQELGTLLGGAYVNRFNFFDRSYKVIPQIGDEDRASVGPLLDLKIKTPSGQLVPVSTFTHIETGVAPRTLNRFQQRNAARVFGGVKPGVTKEEGLRVLEGAAASAHGPGVIVDHAGESRQIRREGSALTVTLGFAVVLIYLVLAAQFQSFRDPLIVLLGSVPLAISGALVFSFLDLTTINIYSQVGLITLVGLIAKNGILIVEFANTLQARGLSKAAALREASLTRLRPVLMTSAATVFGHLPLVLVSGPGAEARNSIGMVLVTGMTVGTLFTLFVVPVFYSLIAEQHQPNPSSEESEQETVLIAAGHAVG; the protein is encoded by the coding sequence GTGCGCGCCTTTACCGACATCTTCATCAAACACCCGGTTCTGGCGATCGTCGTCAATCTCATGATCCTGCTCATGGGGTGGCGGGCGCTGACGGTCCTGCCGGTGCAGCAGTATCCGAAGATCGAGAGTTCGTCGGTGGTGATCACGACCCTCTACTACGGCGCCAGCGCCGAGACGGTACGTGGTTTCCTGACCACGCCGATCGAGCGTGTCGTGTCGGCGATCGCCGGCGTCGATTATCTGGAGTCGACCAGTCGAGCCGGCATCAGCACAGTGACCGTCCGCTTGAAGTTGAACCATAACAGCACGGCGGCGCTCGCCGAGATCTCCGCGCGCCTGCAACAGGCCCGCGCCGAGCTGCCGGCGGCGGCCGAGCCGCCCGTGATCGAGGTGCAACGCGCGGACCGCCCCTACGCCTCCTTCTACCTCAGCTTTTCGTCCACGGAACGGGACGTTCCGGGGGTGACCGATTGGCTTTCGCGTACCTTGCAGCCGCAGCTCTCGACGCTGGCCGGCGTTCAACGCGTGACCATCGAGGGCGGCCGCCAGATCGCCATGCGCATCTGGATCGACCCCGATCGCCTCGCCGCCCTCAACCTGTCGCCCGGCGACGTGCAGGGGGCCTTACGGCGCAACAACTTTTTGGCGGCGGTCGGCCGGACGAAGGGCAATCTGGTGCAGCTCAATCTGCTGGCCAATACCGATTTGCGATCGGTGAACGAGTTCCAGGAGTTGATCGTGAGCGACCGCGGGGGTGCCATCGTGCGCCTCAGGGACGTGGCGCGGGTCGAACTCGGTGCCGAGGAGGCCGACATGGTCGCCAAGTTCAGCGACCGCGAGGCGGTCTACCTCGGGGTCTGGCCGCTGGTCGGCTCGAACGAGATCGAGGTCGCGCATCGGCTGCGCAACGAGATGGAACGCCTCCGCCCGACGCTGCCGAAGGATATCGATATGCAGCTCGCGTACGACGCGACGGTGTTCATGGAGGACGCGCTCAAGGAAATCACCAAGACGTTGTCGGAGACGATCATGATCGTCGGCCTGGTGGTGTTCCTCTTCATGGGCTCGGTGCGCACCGCGCTGGTGCCGCTGCTGGCGATGCCGGTCTCCCTGGTGGGGGCGGCGATCGTGATGCTCGCGTTCGGCTTCAGCCTCAATCTCTTGACGATGCTCGCGATCGTGCTGTCGGTCGGGTTGGTCGTGGACGATGCGATCGTCGTCGTGGAGAACGTCGAGCGCCACGTGCGACAGGGCAAGTCACGGCTCGATGCGGCCTTGGTCGGCGCGCGGGAGCTGCTCGGCCCGATCATCGCGATGACGATCACGTTGGCCGTGGTCTACACGCCGATCGCCTTCCAAGGGGGCCTGACCGGTTCCTTGTTCCTCGAGTTCGCGATTACGCTCGCTGCGGCGGTCGTCGTGTCGGGGGTGGTCGCGGTCACGCTTTCGCCGATGATGAGTTCGCATTTCGTGCATCCGCAGGGCAAACAGGGACGATTGGCCACCTTCGTCAATCGCGTCTTCGAAGCCGTGCGCCGCGCCTATGCCCGGGCGCTCGACGGTGCGTTGGAGATGCGATGGGCCATCGTCGTCGCCGCGCTGCTCATCATGGTCGCGGCCTGGCCCTTGTATCAGTTCTCGCGTCAAGAACTGGCGCCGGTGGAGGATCAGAGCCACATCAGCTTTTTCCTCGAGGCGGCGCCGGACTCGACGCTGGCCGCGACCAACCGGGAGTCCTTGACCGTCGTCAAATCGGTCACCTCGTTTCCCGAGGCCAAGTTCATGTGGTCGCTGACGGCGGCCTGGGGAGGGTTCGGCGGCATGGTCACGAAAGACTGGCGCGAACGTGCGCGCTCGACCGAGGAGATGTACGGTCAGGTGTACGGCGCGGTGTCGCAGGTGCCGGGCCTGCGCGTGTTCCCCCGCCTCGATCCGCCGCTGCCGACCCCCGGCCAATATGACGTCGAGCTGGTGTTGCAGAGCGACGCGCCGCCCGAACAGTTGCTCGAGACGGTCGGGGCGGTGCTCGGCGCCGGCTGGCAGAGCGGCAAATTCTTGTATGTGGATACGGATCTCAAGATCGACTTGCCGCAGGCGCGCGTCGTGCTCGACCGCGAGCGCCTCGCGGACCTCGGGCTCGATCTGGCCGGTGTCGGGCAGGAACTCGGGACGTTGCTCGGCGGGGCCTACGTGAATCGGTTCAATTTCTTCGACCGCAGCTACAAGGTCATCCCGCAGATCGGCGACGAGGACCGTGCCAGTGTCGGCCCGTTGCTCGACCTCAAGATCAAGACTCCGTCTGGCCAGCTCGTGCCGGTCTCCACGTTCACCCATATCGAGACGGGCGTCGCACCGCGCACGTTGAATCGCTTTCAGCAGCGCAACGCGGCGCGGGTCTTCGGGGGCGTCAAGCCGGGCGTCACGAAGGAGGAGGGTCTGCGCGTGCTTGAAGGAGCCGCGGCCTCGGCCCACGGGCCCGGCGTCATCGTCGACCACGCAGGCGAGTCACGGCAGATCCGTCGTGAGGGATCTGCGCTGACCGTTACGCTCGGGTTCGCCGTCGTGCTCATTTACCTGGTGTTGGCGGCTCAGTTCCAGAGCTTCCGCGACCCGCTGATCGTGCTGCTGGGCTCGGTGCCGCTCGCGATCTCCGGTGCGCTGGTGTTCAGTTTTCTGGACCTCACTACGATCAACATCTACTCGCAAGTCGGGTTGATCACGTTGGTGGGCCTCATCGCGAAGAACGGCATCCTGATCGTAGAGTTCGCGAACACGCTGCAGGCCCGCGGCCTTTCGAAGGCGGCTGCGCTGCGCGAGGCGTCGTTGACGCGGCTGCGACCGGTGCTGATGACATCGGCGGCCACCGTCTTCGGGCACCTCCCCCTGGTGTTGGTGTCGGGACCAGGCGCCGAGGCCCGCAACAGCATCGGCATGGTGCTGGTCACCGGCATGACCGTGGGGACCTTGTTTACCCTGTTCGTCGTCCCGGTGTTTTACTCGCTGATCGCGGAGCAGCACCAGCCGAACCCATCGAGCGAGGAGAGCGAGCAGGAAACGGTGCTGATCGCAGCCGGGCATGCAGTGGGATGA
- a CDS encoding efflux RND transporter periplasmic adaptor subunit, producing MKRRSWIGSVLLLGLVVACGVLLAAWKQSAMRNNEAASANQPEPMEVVTAATAKQLEHRPTTTSIGTVLALRSITLRNELAGTVRQARLTPGQIVDAGALLVMLDVSVEEAELKAQEAQALLAKTVLARRQHLSKDLATAEEEVDRARADLQVAMAQIARTKAIIARKTIRAPFRARVGLADVHPGQYLNEGTQLTTLQGVDEAVHVDFTVAQQVAAGLRVGEAVEVLTAGGSAPIMAKIVALDARVDPTTRNALVRARIEHRADAPAPGASVRVQVPVGAVHKAVTVPASAVRKGPGGDQVFVLMSDEDGKTRAYLRPVGSGAILGDEAVILTGLSAGERVAASGAFKLRDAVLVAIADAPESRQDQALKQP from the coding sequence ATGAAGCGCCGAAGCTGGATCGGATCCGTTCTGTTGCTCGGCTTGGTCGTCGCCTGTGGTGTTCTGCTGGCTGCATGGAAGCAATCGGCTATGCGGAACAACGAAGCGGCCTCCGCCAACCAGCCCGAGCCGATGGAGGTGGTGACGGCGGCGACCGCCAAACAACTCGAACACCGCCCCACCACCACGTCGATCGGAACGGTCCTGGCATTGCGTTCGATCACCCTACGTAACGAACTGGCCGGCACCGTCAGGCAGGCCCGGCTCACGCCAGGCCAAATCGTCGATGCCGGCGCGCTGCTCGTGATGCTCGACGTGTCCGTTGAAGAGGCAGAATTGAAGGCGCAGGAGGCACAGGCTCTCCTGGCGAAGACGGTGCTCGCTCGAAGGCAACACCTCAGCAAGGACTTGGCTACGGCGGAAGAGGAAGTGGATCGGGCACGCGCGGATCTCCAGGTCGCGATGGCCCAGATTGCGCGCACGAAGGCGATCATCGCCCGTAAGACGATCCGCGCGCCGTTCCGTGCGAGAGTGGGTCTGGCGGACGTCCATCCCGGCCAGTACCTGAACGAGGGCACCCAACTTACGACGTTGCAAGGCGTCGACGAAGCCGTGCATGTGGATTTTACCGTCGCGCAACAGGTCGCCGCGGGGTTGCGGGTGGGCGAAGCCGTCGAGGTGTTGACCGCCGGAGGGTCCGCTCCGATCATGGCCAAGATCGTCGCGCTCGATGCTCGGGTCGATCCGACGACCCGCAACGCCCTGGTGCGCGCGCGGATCGAGCATAGGGCCGATGCCCCGGCGCCCGGTGCATCCGTGCGGGTCCAGGTTCCGGTCGGTGCGGTACACAAGGCCGTGACCGTTCCCGCGAGCGCGGTGCGCAAGGGCCCCGGCGGCGATCAGGTCTTCGTGCTCATGTCCGACGAGGACGGCAAGACCAGGGCGTACCTCCGGCCGGTCGGGAGCGGGGCGATCCTCGGCGACGAGGCCGTGATCCTCACGGGGTTGTCCGCCGGAGAGCGGGTGGCCGCTTCCGGAGCCTTCAAATTGCGCGATGCGGTACTCGTGGCGATCGCCGACGCCCCCGAGTCGCGGCAGGATCAGGCGCTCAAGCAACCCTAA